The Falco naumanni isolate bFalNau1 chromosome 1, bFalNau1.pat, whole genome shotgun sequence genome window below encodes:
- the DHRS13 gene encoding dehydrogenase/reductase SDR family member 13, which yields MGWALLGAGLLLALYTLLRHGLRRAPPPRAPPALRGRTAIVTGGSGGIGAATALELARGGARVVLAARSASRGEAAARRIRTETGNEEVRFMQLDLASLRSVRAFASTFLRQEPHLHLLINNAGVSAGGTTEDGFSLPFQVNHLGHFLLTQLLLERLQSCAPSRVVIVASRAHCAGRLRLDTLGRAPPGLLSTFQDYCDSKLANVLHARELATRLQGTQVTCYAVHPGFVNTELFRHMPLWLKPLFQPLAWLFFLDASEGAQTSLHCATHHGLERFSGRYFANCRPQEPWPAARDDRLAQALWEASERLVGLVGPGGSPSPAPATVLQ from the exons atgGGGTGGGCGCTGCTGGGCGCCGGGCTGCTGCTGGCGCTGTACACGCTGCTCCGCCACGGGCtgcgccgcgccccgccgccccgcgccccccccgcgcTGCGCGGCCGCACCGCCATCGTTACCG GGGGAAGCGGCGGCATCGGCGCAGCCACGGCGCTGGAGCtggcccgcggcggggcccgaGTCGTCCTGGCGGCCCGCAGCGCCTCGCGGGGGGAGGCGGCCGCCCGCCGCATCCGCACG GAGACAGGGAACGAGGAGGTGCGCTTCATGCAGCTGGACCTGGCCAGCCTGCGCTCAGTGCGAGCCTTTGCCAGCACCTTCCTGCGTCAGGAGCCTCACCTGCACCTCCTCATCAACAACGCCG GCGTGAGCGCCGGGGGCACGACGGAGGACGGCTTCAGCCTCCCCTTCCAGGTGAACCACCTGGGCCATTTCCTgctcacccagctgctgctggagcggctgcagagctgtgcgCCCAGCCGCGTGGTCATCGTCGCCTCCCGCGCCCACTGTGCTGGCCGCCTGCGCCTCGACACCCTGGGCCGCGCCCCGCCCGGGCTGCTCTCCACCTTCCAGGACTACTGCGACAGCAAGTTGGCCAACGTGCTGCATGCCCGCGAGCTGGCCACGCGCCTGCAGGGCACCCAGGTGACATGCTACGCCGTGCACCCAG GGTTCGTCAACACGGAGCTGTTCCGCCACATGCCACTGTGGCTGAAGCCACTTTTCCAGCCGCTGGCCTGGCTCTTCTTCCTGGACGCGTCCGAGGGCGCCCAGACATCCCTGCACTGCGCCACACACCACGGCCTCGAGCGCTTCAGTGGCCGCTACTTTGCCAACTGCCGCCCGCAGGAGCCGTGGCCGGCGGCACGGGACGACCGGCTGGCCCAGGCGCTCTGGGAGGCCAGCGAgaggctggtggggctggtggggcccGGAGGGAGCCCGTCGCCTGCCCCCGCCACCGTCCTGCAATAA